A stretch of the Prochlorococcus marinus str. MIT 0918 genome encodes the following:
- the recD gene encoding exodeoxyribonuclease V subunit alpha: protein MNNNEKLQHNLKSELFKTLIKNFPTTNSYSHLKDIISLLMEALSKGNIYIRVDKQYPLTKFLGNGWPTEHIKELTASGWLKGNDSPVILTENRLYFRRWHEEMNDILDTLIYKSQQKPDEFYSGSETLIPISHLNSEQQFAVNAISNHNVILLSGGPGTGKTTTIVQMIMNAISINKNLCIGLAAPTGKAARRLEETIKKSIDNVDGIYKDILLGFPCLTLHRWLKATESSFLRNKSNLLPLDILIIDEMSMVDIPLMQAVLNALPKMSQLILVGDPDQLPPIGSGAIWQELQCKDVRTKFGTSAIHLEKLYRNKEELADLASIVRTKSLRFFFSKLSDIPTSTKLRISSSTIDNIPSSILKIITQHQQKLSELSNQIDLNDFDSMHLNKIHSINKLINSLEELIVLCPRRYGLWSVDHINKLILGSKLDGGINNWPQSTPVICGENQPELNLSNGDVGIILGEGEFKRILFKVNLSDNELGIQLVHPIRLKKIDPAIAITIHKSQGSEANHVICLWPDAFESMFLDNQSKYDEDYAKRLIYTAITRAKSKLDLAIPFQNQ, encoded by the coding sequence ATGAATAACAACGAAAAACTCCAACATAACTTAAAGTCGGAATTATTTAAAACACTGATAAAGAATTTTCCAACGACTAATAGTTATAGTCATCTTAAAGACATTATCTCATTATTAATGGAAGCATTATCAAAGGGTAATATTTATATAAGAGTTGACAAACAATATCCTCTTACAAAATTTTTGGGCAATGGATGGCCTACAGAGCATATTAAAGAACTAACTGCTAGCGGTTGGCTAAAAGGGAATGACTCTCCAGTAATTTTAACTGAAAATCGCCTATATTTTAGACGTTGGCATGAAGAAATGAATGATATATTAGATACTTTAATTTATAAATCACAACAAAAGCCAGATGAATTTTACTCGGGTTCAGAAACATTAATACCTATTTCTCATCTTAATTCAGAACAACAATTTGCAGTGAATGCTATTAGCAATCACAATGTAATTCTGCTTAGTGGTGGTCCAGGAACAGGAAAAACAACAACAATAGTACAAATGATAATGAATGCAATTTCAATTAACAAAAATCTTTGTATTGGTCTTGCCGCACCAACAGGTAAAGCAGCAAGGCGTTTAGAGGAAACTATTAAAAAATCTATTGATAATGTCGATGGTATATACAAGGATATATTATTAGGTTTTCCTTGCTTAACCTTACATAGGTGGCTAAAAGCAACTGAGAGTAGTTTTCTAAGAAACAAATCAAATCTATTACCTCTTGACATCCTAATTATAGATGAGATGTCTATGGTAGACATTCCCTTAATGCAGGCTGTTTTAAACGCACTCCCTAAAATGAGTCAATTAATTCTTGTTGGTGATCCAGACCAATTACCACCTATAGGTAGTGGTGCGATCTGGCAAGAATTGCAATGCAAAGACGTACGTACTAAATTTGGTACTAGTGCTATCCATTTAGAAAAACTATATCGCAACAAAGAAGAACTAGCAGATTTAGCAAGTATTGTTCGTACAAAATCACTACGTTTTTTCTTTTCAAAGCTTTCAGATATACCTACCTCAACAAAACTCAGAATAAGTTCATCGACTATAGATAATATACCTTCTTCTATTCTTAAAATAATAACACAACATCAACAAAAATTATCCGAATTATCTAACCAAATAGACCTCAATGATTTCGATTCCATGCATTTAAATAAAATCCATTCTATAAATAAATTGATTAATTCTCTTGAAGAGTTAATAGTACTTTGTCCAAGAAGATACGGTTTATGGAGTGTAGATCATATAAACAAACTAATTTTAGGGAGTAAATTAGATGGAGGCATTAATAATTGGCCACAAAGTACACCAGTAATATGTGGGGAAAATCAACCTGAATTAAACCTTTCAAATGGAGATGTGGGAATAATACTTGGCGAAGGAGAATTTAAAAGAATATTATTTAAAGTAAACTTAAGTGATAATGAATTAGGAATACAATTAGTTCACCCAATAAGGCTTAAAAAAATCGATCCCGCCATTGCAATAACAATACATAAATCTCAAGGTAGCGAAGCTAATCATGTAATTTGCCTTTGGCCAGATGCATTCGAGAGTATGTTTCTTGATAATCAATCAAAGTACGATGAAGATTATGCTAAAAGGTTAATTTACACCGCAATTACAAGGGCAAAAAGCAAGCTTGACTTAGCAATTC
- a CDS encoding UvrD-helicase domain-containing protein yields MNKKELQFIFDPNNYPLEPGIRLIEASAGTGKTFSLAHIVLRLLTEKEYSINDMLVISFTKATASELKNKICTRLISALNGLESIHKQVDGFLTDQVLSKWLENNVTDEKIIFDWSSRLLEALESIDYADITTIHSFCSKSLRQEAIKTGSHIQPQLLSEEENTNLIIEIIHEYWREYILKLPLMDLKGLQAAGLSIDTLINTLIKIDNDPSINFDVSEEAIDFSLPLHNQFNKWLEHYWDDFTNQWEKDGFTLEEELIKQARIWKGMGVDNIKPFSQKPRKKRALELTSWINTFSASGLETNMRVLPNYYNIRSNNLLKDYFHPIKIYEIEKANHINTSSLLLPKLQTCIANLWDRPAEMTWIHALKWAKLELQKRKTEKGFVSYGDQLRSLDPGTNISEKVSSKPLLEKLRQKYKVILVDEFQDTDPIQWRIINQAFNHSDSHYLLMVGDPKQSIYKFRGGDLSTYLKARKDVDRIDSLLTNFRASSDLIQGLNTLMSPGLKYSCLAVPSLSSSSTNSNQSSIAKTTPIKIINVDKSYARTNIENTHLPTKSQVEEYIPDVVVNSIFEVLQTYNNEICLNDICILVHRHEQAEKIRAKLSLANFASRLLNQGDVFHTQAAKYLQIFLDCLAMPTQTNSIRLLTCSPLMQWNIQKLKDAENNDDINQLSLKCIEWSQELKNIGLLGCLSELLGSKNIASLSKRGRLFSDLQQCAELVQEAIHTQKLEAKSASRWLRQQRSQPISPTPESRKSNSDLEENAINIITIHRSKGLEYKIVLCPYLWQSPPIPKGPLWRLKKNNSWFFSLTPGWGEGKHILENAINESIEESERLAYVAMTRAKEELIVIWSMAKGQEKNPLTYLLFGLTSDNYNIKELNNETMQKWVSNKNKFLIINNLNQAIKPQIWKPFKETNIRLETGPTPKRSLDKSWGRYSYSSWVSTKKNGQNYYPNLQIIETGKDIEQEQPITTKIFTDKLESNSLNNHYQKSPLQDFPRGPIAGDCLHKILERLDFTALATDHKNTLLIEEELNKSGIDMQMLSNVQIALNRIINIPLGGELGKLKLNELNDNQRIHELRFDLSMSIDGNPVQSKDISHAFNIDPSARFGESYAKSLGDLNIFSKGFLTGSIDLIFIDSKNINEAKWWVVDWKSNWIGESSNDNSGNNCNPSNYLGKSMEEQMHLHHYPLQAHLYLVALHRYLLWRLDNYNPKKHLGGYIYFFLRGVPDPNEIDNKTLETITPGVLVEKAPINRVIKLDDLLTSGNKK; encoded by the coding sequence TAGATGGTTTTCTAACAGATCAAGTACTTTCCAAATGGCTGGAAAATAATGTGACTGATGAAAAAATAATATTTGATTGGTCAAGTCGTCTTTTAGAAGCATTAGAAAGTATAGATTATGCAGATATAACAACAATTCATAGTTTTTGTAGTAAAAGTCTTAGACAAGAAGCAATTAAAACAGGTAGTCATATTCAACCACAATTACTCTCTGAAGAAGAAAATACTAACTTAATTATTGAAATAATTCACGAATATTGGCGAGAATATATCTTAAAGCTTCCTCTTATGGATTTAAAGGGTTTGCAAGCTGCTGGTTTATCAATAGATACTCTAATAAATACACTAATTAAGATTGACAACGACCCCTCAATTAATTTTGATGTAAGTGAAGAAGCAATTGATTTCTCACTTCCACTTCATAATCAATTTAATAAATGGTTAGAACATTACTGGGATGATTTTACAAATCAATGGGAGAAAGATGGTTTCACTCTGGAAGAGGAGCTAATAAAGCAAGCAAGGATATGGAAGGGAATGGGAGTAGATAACATAAAGCCATTTTCACAAAAGCCGAGAAAAAAAAGAGCCTTAGAATTAACATCTTGGATTAACACTTTTAGTGCTTCAGGATTGGAGACTAATATGAGAGTACTTCCGAATTACTACAATATAAGGAGCAATAATTTATTAAAAGATTATTTTCACCCCATTAAAATATATGAAATAGAAAAAGCAAATCATATCAATACCTCCTCACTCTTATTACCAAAATTACAAACTTGTATTGCAAATTTGTGGGATAGACCTGCAGAAATGACTTGGATACATGCACTAAAATGGGCAAAATTAGAATTACAAAAGCGAAAAACTGAAAAAGGTTTTGTAAGTTATGGAGATCAACTTAGATCGTTGGACCCTGGAACAAACATTTCAGAGAAAGTTTCATCCAAACCTTTATTAGAAAAATTACGTCAAAAATATAAGGTTATTTTAGTAGATGAGTTTCAAGATACTGACCCTATTCAATGGAGAATTATCAATCAAGCATTTAATCATAGTGATAGTCATTATCTCTTAATGGTAGGAGATCCCAAGCAATCGATATATAAATTTCGTGGAGGTGATCTTTCAACTTACTTAAAAGCCAGAAAAGACGTCGATAGAATCGACTCACTTTTAACTAATTTCAGAGCCTCCTCAGATCTAATTCAAGGTCTTAATACTTTGATGAGTCCAGGTCTAAAATATTCATGCTTAGCAGTTCCTTCTCTATCATCTTCTTCAACAAATTCAAATCAATCATCAATAGCAAAGACAACACCTATTAAAATTATTAATGTTGATAAATCATATGCTCGAACAAACATTGAGAATACTCATTTACCAACAAAGTCTCAAGTAGAAGAATATATTCCAGATGTTGTAGTCAACTCTATATTTGAAGTCCTTCAGACATATAACAACGAAATTTGTCTTAACGATATCTGCATACTTGTACATCGTCACGAACAAGCAGAAAAAATTAGAGCTAAATTAAGTCTAGCCAACTTTGCAAGTCGATTATTAAATCAAGGCGATGTTTTTCATACACAAGCGGCTAAATATCTACAGATATTCCTGGATTGCCTAGCAATGCCTACTCAAACTAACAGTATTAGGCTTCTTACTTGTTCCCCTTTAATGCAATGGAACATACAAAAGCTTAAAGATGCAGAAAATAATGATGATATTAATCAATTAAGTTTAAAATGCATTGAATGGTCACAAGAGCTAAAGAATATTGGTCTTTTAGGATGTTTATCTGAACTATTAGGAAGCAAAAACATCGCTAGTCTTTCAAAAAGAGGTAGGTTATTTAGTGACCTTCAACAATGTGCAGAATTAGTACAAGAAGCTATTCACACACAAAAGCTAGAGGCTAAAAGTGCATCAAGATGGTTAAGGCAACAAAGATCTCAACCAATATCTCCAACTCCTGAAAGCCGTAAGTCCAACAGTGATCTTGAAGAAAATGCAATAAATATAATAACAATACACAGAAGCAAAGGCCTTGAATATAAAATCGTTTTATGTCCTTATCTTTGGCAATCTCCTCCTATACCTAAAGGTCCGTTATGGAGGCTAAAGAAAAATAATTCATGGTTTTTTTCTCTCACTCCAGGATGGGGAGAAGGAAAACATATTTTAGAAAATGCAATAAATGAATCAATAGAAGAGTCAGAAAGGCTCGCATATGTTGCTATGACTCGTGCTAAAGAGGAGCTAATTGTAATTTGGAGTATGGCGAAAGGACAAGAGAAAAACCCTCTTACATACCTACTCTTTGGCTTAACTTCAGACAACTACAACATAAAAGAACTAAATAACGAAACGATGCAGAAATGGGTTAGTAACAAAAACAAATTTTTAATAATTAACAATCTAAATCAGGCAATTAAACCACAAATATGGAAACCGTTTAAAGAAACTAATATACGACTAGAGACTGGTCCAACTCCCAAGCGATCACTAGACAAAAGCTGGGGCAGATATAGTTACTCATCATGGGTTTCAACAAAGAAAAATGGACAGAATTATTATCCAAACCTACAAATCATCGAAACAGGAAAAGACATTGAGCAGGAACAGCCAATCACTACAAAGATTTTCACCGACAAATTAGAATCTAATAGTTTGAATAACCACTACCAGAAAAGCCCACTACAAGATTTTCCACGTGGTCCTATTGCTGGTGATTGTCTACATAAAATCTTGGAAAGATTAGATTTTACAGCCCTTGCAACAGATCATAAAAACACACTTTTAATTGAAGAAGAGTTAAATAAAAGTGGAATAGATATGCAAATGCTTTCTAATGTTCAAATTGCTCTAAACAGAATTATTAATATTCCTCTAGGAGGAGAATTAGGGAAACTTAAATTAAATGAACTCAATGATAATCAACGTATTCATGAACTTAGGTTTGATCTGTCAATGTCAATAGATGGCAATCCAGTTCAGTCAAAGGATATATCTCATGCATTTAATATAGATCCTAGTGCACGTTTTGGTGAATCATATGCTAAGTCACTTGGTGATTTAAACATTTTCAGTAAAGGATTTTTAACTGGTTCTATAGATCTTATTTTTATAGATTCTAAAAATATTAATGAAGCTAAATGGTGGGTTGTTGATTGGAAGAGTAATTGGATAGGAGAGAGTTCAAACGACAACTCTGGAAACAATTGCAATCCCAGCAACTACTTAGGAAAATCAATGGAAGAACAAATGCATCTCCATCACTACCCTCTTCAAGCGCATCTGTACCTTGTGGCTCTACATAGGTATCTACTTTGGAGATTAGATAATTACAATCCTAAAAAGCATTTAGGGGGATATATATATTTTTTTCTTAGAGGAGTCCCAGACCCTAATGAAATTGACAATAAAACATTAGAAACTATAACCCCTGGGGTACTCGTTGAAAAGGCTCCAATTAATCGTGTCATAAAATTAGATGATTTACTTACTTCAGGTAATAAGAAATGA